The Amycolatopsis mongoliensis genome includes a window with the following:
- the glgA gene encoding glycogen synthase — MKVGLLTREYPPEVYGGAGVHVEFLARELRSLVDLDVHCWGADRPDATGHTDPHGYRQPAFTTMDIAVSMANALDGHDLAHSHTWYANLAGHLAKLTHGIPHVVTAHSLEPLRPWKAEQLGGGYRVSSWIEREAYEAADAIVAVSGGMRQDVLTAYPAVPPERVHVIHNGIDTALYRPDPGTDVLEKHGIDPDRPYVLFVGRITRQKGVPHLVRAGAALDPGTQLVLCAGGADTPELDAEFRGLVADLEKTRTGVRWIPEMLPRPEVVQLLTHAAVFACPSVYEPLGIVNLEAAACGTAVVASDVGGIPEVVDDGRTGLLVHYDEADAAGYEARLGAALNELVGSPDRAAAMGTAGRERAVGEFGWKAIAEQTVALYEACGRSS; from the coding sequence ATGAAGGTCGGCCTGCTCACCCGGGAATACCCGCCGGAGGTCTACGGCGGCGCCGGAGTTCACGTGGAGTTCCTCGCCCGGGAGTTGCGGTCGCTGGTCGATCTCGACGTGCACTGCTGGGGCGCGGACCGCCCCGACGCCACCGGGCACACCGATCCGCACGGCTACCGCCAGCCGGCGTTCACGACCATGGACATCGCCGTGTCGATGGCGAACGCCCTCGACGGCCACGACCTCGCGCACAGCCACACCTGGTACGCGAACCTGGCCGGGCACCTCGCGAAGCTGACGCACGGCATCCCGCACGTCGTCACCGCGCACTCGCTGGAGCCGCTGCGGCCGTGGAAGGCCGAACAGCTCGGGGGCGGCTATCGCGTCTCGTCGTGGATCGAGCGCGAAGCCTACGAAGCGGCGGACGCGATCGTCGCCGTCAGCGGCGGCATGCGCCAAGACGTGCTCACGGCGTACCCGGCCGTGCCGCCCGAGCGCGTCCACGTGATCCACAACGGCATCGACACCGCGCTCTACCGGCCCGACCCCGGCACCGACGTCCTCGAGAAGCACGGCATCGACCCGGACCGGCCGTACGTGCTGTTCGTCGGCCGGATCACCCGGCAGAAGGGCGTCCCGCACCTGGTCCGCGCGGGCGCCGCGCTCGACCCCGGCACGCAGCTGGTGCTGTGCGCGGGCGGCGCGGACACGCCCGAACTGGACGCCGAGTTCCGCGGCCTGGTGGCCGACCTGGAGAAGACCCGCACCGGCGTCCGCTGGATCCCCGAGATGCTGCCCCGGCCCGAAGTCGTCCAGCTGCTCACCCACGCCGCGGTGTTCGCCTGCCCGTCGGTCTACGAGCCGCTCGGCATCGTGAACCTCGAGGCCGCGGCGTGCGGCACGGCCGTGGTCGCCAGCGACGTCGGAGGGATCCCCGAGGTCGTCGACGACGGCCGGACCGGCCTGCTGGTGCACTACGACGAGGCGGACGCCGCCGGGTACGAGGCGCGGCTGGGCGCGGCGCTCAACGAGCTGGTGGGCTCGCCGGACCGGGCCGCCGCGATGGGTACCGCCGGCCGCGAGCGCGCGGTCGGCGAGTTCGGTTGGAAGGCGATCGCCGAGCAGACGGTCGCCCTCTACGAAGCGTGCGGGAGGTCGTCGTGA
- a CDS encoding choice-of-anchor A family protein yields MAGQGGRAPASSATVGVRPVATGTVQNQHHQTLFTGDGKSALQVFTVTQDIAGPGGSTQGIAFAGTLDDTDPLNKLRPRLLWNFPAAATIGLTGSGMFQGSVLAGNPAGTTTVTLPGTNSRFFTAGNLVHGTNGGRGSGQEFHAYPFLGDLPSCGGTPEPTTTTPVSTTPATPPSTTSTTSPVPGPAPTTPGGTGTLPDTGTDVGPALGLGVLLLTGGTALVLVTRRRRA; encoded by the coding sequence GTGGCCGGGCAGGGCGGCCGTGCCCCCGCGAGCTCGGCAACGGTCGGCGTCCGGCCGGTCGCCACCGGGACCGTGCAGAACCAGCACCACCAGACGCTGTTCACCGGCGACGGGAAGTCGGCGCTGCAGGTCTTCACCGTCACCCAGGACATCGCCGGGCCGGGCGGGAGCACGCAGGGCATCGCGTTCGCCGGCACCCTCGACGACACCGACCCGCTGAACAAGCTGCGCCCGCGCCTGCTGTGGAACTTCCCGGCGGCGGCGACGATCGGCCTCACCGGCAGCGGCATGTTCCAGGGCAGCGTGCTCGCGGGCAACCCGGCGGGGACGACGACCGTGACGCTGCCCGGCACCAACAGCCGCTTCTTCACGGCCGGGAACCTCGTCCACGGCACGAACGGCGGCCGGGGCAGCGGCCAGGAGTTCCACGCGTACCCGTTCCTCGGCGACCTGCCTTCGTGCGGCGGAACGCCCGAACCGACCACGACGACGCCGGTGAGCACGACCCCGGCCACGCCCCCCTCGACGACCTCGACGACCTCGCCGGTCCCCGGGCCCGCGCCGACCACCCCCGGCGGCACGGGCACCCTCCCGGACACCGGCACCGACGTCGGCCCGGCCCTCGGCCTCGGTGTGCTCCTGCTCACCGGCGGCACCGCGCTGGTGCTGGTCACCCGGCGGCGCCGGGCCTGA
- a CDS encoding glycosyltransferase family protein, whose product MNARGWVLPVFGALLAAAAFLVVRGSLTDDGYITLAYAKNLAVHGEWGIIPGSPANSATSPLNVLLLAALTVVTRVAGDPHPVVALGILTVLCGGALGWAWQRIGRTLALPPAAGVLGVALVLLNPFVLSAIGLEVLLIPAVLLVLTVFALEGRPIRFGVTAGLTVLTRLDLVVFVVVIALSAPAIRRRLLPAAGVAVLTAAPWFVVSWVAFGSFVPDTLAIKQTQVGLFAPWTYTTGPVMYYLGYPVTVLVAFVPALLGVVALAAWAAARFSVRWPEFPALGPVAALGGGGILYFVAYSFIGVGPFHWYYVAPTTTVGSFAVAAFGAWFGQARERTVLRTGPPLLALGVTGVLVLSAAAVDVAQGLPWKSPVIFGNWASAQDYARVGAALGKRLDGASVASPGEIGTLAYYCECAIIDEFSDRGHAKELVEQRIAKANPLMSLALRINYHWLDRSITPRKPDYRLQYASGPATGPDSWQVQSAAKGVGHFTLVREP is encoded by the coding sequence GTGAACGCACGGGGCTGGGTACTGCCCGTCTTCGGGGCGCTGCTGGCCGCCGCCGCTTTCCTGGTGGTGCGCGGCAGCCTCACCGACGACGGCTACATCACCCTCGCCTACGCGAAGAACCTCGCCGTGCACGGTGAATGGGGCATCATCCCCGGGTCACCCGCGAACTCCGCGACCTCACCGCTGAACGTCCTGCTCCTCGCCGCGCTGACCGTGGTGACGCGGGTGGCGGGCGACCCGCATCCGGTCGTCGCGCTCGGGATCCTGACCGTCCTGTGTGGCGGCGCGCTCGGCTGGGCGTGGCAGCGCATCGGGCGGACGCTGGCGCTGCCCCCCGCGGCCGGGGTGCTGGGTGTCGCGCTGGTGCTGCTCAACCCGTTCGTGCTGTCCGCGATCGGCCTCGAAGTCCTCTTGATTCCCGCTGTCCTGCTGGTGCTCACGGTCTTCGCGCTCGAAGGGCGGCCGATCCGGTTCGGCGTGACCGCCGGCCTCACCGTCCTCACCCGGCTCGACCTCGTCGTGTTCGTGGTGGTGATCGCGCTCAGCGCGCCGGCGATCCGGCGGCGCCTGCTGCCCGCCGCCGGCGTCGCGGTGCTGACCGCCGCGCCGTGGTTCGTCGTGAGCTGGGTCGCCTTCGGCTCGTTCGTGCCCGACACGCTGGCGATCAAGCAGACGCAGGTGGGGCTGTTCGCGCCGTGGACCTACACCACCGGGCCGGTCATGTACTACCTCGGCTACCCGGTCACCGTGCTGGTGGCGTTCGTCCCGGCGCTGCTCGGCGTGGTCGCGCTCGCCGCGTGGGCCGCCGCGCGGTTCTCCGTCCGGTGGCCGGAGTTCCCCGCCCTCGGCCCGGTCGCGGCGCTGGGCGGCGGCGGGATCCTGTACTTCGTCGCCTACTCGTTCATCGGCGTCGGGCCGTTCCACTGGTACTACGTGGCCCCGACGACCACGGTGGGCTCGTTCGCCGTCGCGGCCTTCGGTGCCTGGTTCGGCCAGGCGCGCGAGCGGACGGTGCTGCGCACCGGTCCCCCGCTGCTGGCCCTCGGGGTGACCGGGGTGCTGGTGCTGAGCGCGGCCGCCGTCGACGTGGCGCAGGGCCTGCCGTGGAAGTCGCCGGTCATCTTCGGGAACTGGGCCAGCGCGCAGGACTACGCGCGGGTCGGCGCGGCACTGGGCAAGCGCCTCGACGGCGCGAGCGTGGCCAGCCCCGGGGAGATCGGCACCCTCGCGTACTACTGCGAGTGCGCCATCATCGACGAGTTCTCCGACCGCGGCCACGCGAAGGAGCTGGTCGAGCAGCGGATCGCGAAGGCGAACCCGCTGATGAGCCTCGCGCTGCGGATCAACTACCACTGGCTCGACCGCTCGATCACCCCGCGCAAGCCGGACTACCGGCTGCAGTACGCCTCGGGGCCGGCGACCGGGCCGGACAGCTGGCAGGTGCAGTCCGCGGCGAAGGGCGTCGGCCACTTCACCCTCGTCCGCGAACCGTGA
- a CDS encoding NADPH:quinone reductase has translation MKAVVYRRHGGPEVLSLSERAVADPGPGEVRVRIVVSAVNPTDWKQRLGRGAEAGTEVPETVPNQDGAGVVDAVGPDVTGFAPGDRVWLILSGTYGPAAGTAQEYTVLPAAQLVGLPDAAGFDEGAGFGVPALTAHRALTVAEDGPTRLAPGGLAGRTVLVSGGAGAVGNATIQLGRWAGATVIATVSSEEKAALARAAGAQHVLRYPDPELGARIREVAPDGVDLVVEVAAGVNAGLHTEVLRPRGTVAIYGDDRGTGTVSLDFGANLWLNARYQFIVLYTVGADKLRAGAEDVTAALADGALRLGEDHGVPVHRFPLEDTAEAHIASEKGATGKVLIDVTPAE, from the coding sequence ATGAAAGCAGTCGTCTACCGCCGCCACGGCGGACCCGAGGTGCTGTCGCTGTCCGAGCGGGCCGTCGCGGACCCCGGGCCCGGTGAGGTCCGCGTAAGGATCGTCGTGTCCGCGGTCAACCCGACCGACTGGAAGCAGCGGCTCGGCCGCGGCGCCGAGGCCGGGACCGAGGTACCGGAAACGGTGCCGAACCAGGACGGCGCGGGTGTCGTCGACGCGGTGGGCCCGGACGTCACCGGCTTCGCCCCCGGCGACCGCGTGTGGCTGATCCTCTCGGGCACCTACGGCCCGGCAGCCGGCACCGCGCAGGAGTACACCGTGCTCCCGGCCGCGCAGCTGGTCGGGCTGCCCGACGCCGCCGGGTTCGACGAAGGCGCCGGGTTCGGCGTCCCGGCCCTGACCGCGCACCGGGCGCTGACCGTCGCCGAAGACGGGCCCACGCGGCTCGCCCCCGGCGGCCTCGCCGGCCGGACGGTGCTGGTCAGCGGCGGCGCCGGCGCGGTCGGCAACGCCACGATCCAGCTCGGCCGCTGGGCCGGGGCGACGGTGATCGCGACGGTCAGCAGCGAGGAGAAGGCCGCGCTCGCCCGGGCCGCCGGCGCCCAGCACGTGCTGCGCTACCCCGACCCGGAACTCGGCGCCCGGATCCGCGAGGTCGCCCCGGACGGCGTCGACCTGGTCGTCGAGGTCGCGGCCGGGGTCAACGCCGGCCTGCACACCGAGGTCCTGCGCCCGCGCGGCACGGTCGCGATCTACGGCGACGACCGCGGCACCGGGACCGTCAGCCTCGACTTCGGGGCCAACCTGTGGCTGAACGCGCGGTACCAGTTCATCGTGCTCTACACGGTGGGGGCGGACAAACTCCGCGCCGGCGCCGAAGACGTCACGGCGGCACTGGCCGACGGCGCGCTGCGGCTCGGCGAGGACCACGGCGTGCCGGTCCACCGCTTCCCCCTCGAAGACACCGCGGAGGCCCACATCGCGTCCGAGAAGGGCGCGACCGGGAAGGTGCTGATCGACGTCACTCCGGCGGAGTGA
- a CDS encoding MerR family transcriptional regulator: MEPKNVETGAWAPGKVAELLGVSPVTLRSWSARYGIGPSAAATGRHRRYSDADVRRLQHMQRLVARGMPVREAAAAAFGGSPADPPEVPAARLVRELEEAAEELRSASVSGLLDETLGTLGPAAAWTDVLAPVLRSLGDRWQRGDLCFASEWALTTEISLAFERFSRRFPAAVPGRPVLLACCPAERHSLPMEALRATLAEAGVPVAYLGQLVPAETVADLAARLDPVLVLLWSLAAPTADDLLATRVRDLGRVVGTAGPGWQHLGDRGFARVNDLASAMELAVGHTEA, translated from the coding sequence GTGGAACCGAAGAACGTCGAGACGGGTGCTTGGGCGCCGGGCAAGGTCGCCGAGCTGCTCGGCGTCTCGCCGGTGACCCTGCGGAGCTGGAGCGCGCGGTACGGGATCGGCCCGTCGGCGGCGGCCACCGGACGGCACCGCCGCTACTCCGACGCCGACGTCCGGCGGCTGCAGCACATGCAGCGGCTCGTCGCGCGGGGGATGCCGGTGCGGGAAGCCGCCGCGGCGGCCTTCGGCGGCTCGCCCGCCGACCCGCCCGAAGTGCCTGCCGCCCGCCTGGTGCGCGAACTCGAGGAAGCCGCCGAGGAGCTGCGGTCGGCGTCGGTCTCCGGGCTGCTCGACGAAACCCTCGGCACGCTCGGCCCGGCCGCCGCCTGGACGGATGTCCTGGCCCCGGTCCTGCGCAGCCTGGGCGACCGCTGGCAGCGCGGCGATCTCTGCTTCGCGTCGGAATGGGCCCTGACGACGGAGATCTCACTGGCGTTCGAGCGGTTCAGCCGCCGCTTCCCGGCGGCCGTCCCCGGCCGCCCGGTCCTGCTGGCCTGCTGCCCCGCCGAACGGCACTCCTTGCCGATGGAGGCCCTGCGCGCGACCTTGGCCGAGGCCGGGGTCCCGGTCGCCTACCTCGGCCAGCTGGTGCCGGCCGAGACGGTCGCCGACCTGGCGGCGCGCCTGGACCCGGTGCTGGTGCTGCTGTGGTCCCTGGCGGCCCCGACGGCCGACGACCTCCTGGCGACCCGCGTACGCGACCTGGGCCGCGTCGTCGGTACCGCCGGCCCGGGCTGGCAGCACCTCGGCGACCGCGGCTTCGCCCGGGTGAACGACCTGGCGTCGGCAATGGAGCTGGCGGTCGGGCACACCGAGGCATAG
- a CDS encoding glycosyltransferase, with protein MTDLTAQRGLYAGPAPIVSKDLYAEVHRGSAVRDRGSLRLEPGTKVSGNTYFGRFPASYWQRWTTVTEVSVEAVVTGTGLLSMGASDVEGEPRVVAAEQVADVKQHKITLTSKLDKFYDGGALWLDLETEGGQTLRVEQVRWTVEAPQKIRPTAVTICTMNRADDCLKNLQALAADVSSLETLDAIYVADQGSDLVESRDGFEQVAKDLADKLHYIKQPNLGGAGGFTRGLFEVAGHTATEHANVLFMDDDVLLEPDLVIRMTAFSNRAANPIIVGGQMLNLFHPNQLHVGAEYARLNTLEPGQPVEHSLSTADLLGVDEETLKPNRQERRLDAGYNGWWSCLIPYEVVQATGYPLPFFFQWDDAEYSYRARAHGFPTVTLPGAGVWHADFHMKDWDEWHRYFNLRNSIITAALHSPFNLNLLSRVLLAQLVRYLLGMQYGLSATLIKTVEDFLEGPQVLRDGGVEAMQEIRRIRDQYPETKRHKATDVPGIASNDIGIINSAPPPSRTLVVLLKRLLHQTTGRHRFGLGAVPSDEAHWWHTSLFSTVLVTDANQEGVRVRSYDRAKALELAKRGIRVIRRLRAEGSAAQERYQRAMPELTSRDNWKRLYGL; from the coding sequence ATGACCGACCTGACCGCGCAGCGCGGCCTCTACGCGGGCCCCGCGCCGATCGTCAGCAAAGACCTCTACGCCGAAGTCCACCGCGGCTCGGCCGTGCGCGACCGGGGCTCGCTCCGGCTGGAGCCCGGCACGAAGGTGTCGGGTAACACGTACTTCGGCCGGTTCCCGGCCTCCTACTGGCAGCGGTGGACCACGGTGACCGAGGTGTCGGTCGAGGCCGTGGTCACCGGGACCGGGCTGCTGTCGATGGGTGCCTCCGACGTCGAGGGCGAGCCGCGTGTGGTGGCCGCCGAGCAGGTCGCCGACGTCAAGCAGCACAAGATCACGCTGACCTCGAAGCTGGACAAGTTCTACGACGGCGGCGCGCTCTGGCTCGACCTGGAAACCGAGGGCGGGCAGACGCTGCGGGTGGAGCAGGTCCGCTGGACGGTCGAGGCCCCGCAGAAGATCCGCCCGACCGCGGTGACGATCTGCACGATGAACCGCGCCGACGACTGCCTGAAGAACCTCCAGGCCCTGGCCGCGGACGTCTCCTCGCTGGAGACCCTGGACGCCATCTACGTCGCCGACCAGGGCAGCGACCTGGTCGAGTCCCGGGACGGGTTCGAGCAGGTCGCCAAGGACCTGGCGGACAAGCTGCACTACATCAAGCAGCCGAACCTCGGCGGGGCCGGCGGGTTCACCCGGGGCCTGTTCGAGGTGGCCGGGCACACCGCGACCGAGCACGCGAACGTGCTGTTCATGGACGACGACGTGCTGCTGGAGCCGGACCTGGTGATCCGGATGACGGCGTTCTCCAACCGCGCCGCCAACCCGATCATCGTCGGCGGCCAGATGCTCAACCTGTTCCACCCCAACCAGCTGCACGTCGGCGCCGAATACGCCCGGCTGAACACCCTCGAGCCCGGCCAGCCGGTCGAGCACTCCCTGTCGACGGCGGACCTGCTGGGGGTGGATGAGGAGACGTTGAAGCCGAACCGGCAGGAGCGGCGCCTGGACGCCGGGTACAACGGCTGGTGGTCGTGCCTGATCCCGTACGAGGTGGTGCAGGCGACCGGGTATCCGTTGCCGTTCTTCTTCCAGTGGGACGACGCGGAGTACTCCTACCGGGCCCGCGCGCACGGCTTCCCGACGGTGACGTTGCCGGGGGCGGGGGTGTGGCACGCGGACTTCCACATGAAGGACTGGGACGAGTGGCACCGGTACTTCAACCTGCGCAACTCGATCATCACCGCGGCGTTGCACTCGCCGTTCAACCTCAACCTGCTCTCCCGGGTGCTGCTGGCGCAGCTGGTGCGGTATCTGCTGGGGATGCAGTACGGGCTGTCGGCGACGCTGATCAAGACGGTGGAGGACTTCCTGGAGGGCCCGCAGGTCCTGCGGGACGGCGGGGTCGAGGCGATGCAGGAGATCCGCCGGATCCGCGACCAGTACCCGGAGACCAAGCGGCACAAGGCCACCGACGTCCCGGGCATCGCCTCCAACGACATCGGCATCATCAACAGCGCGCCGCCGCCGAGCCGGACGCTCGTCGTCCTCCTCAAGCGGCTGCTCCACCAGACCACCGGGCGCCACCGGTTCGGTCTGGGCGCGGTGCCCTCCGACGAGGCCCACTGGTGGCACACGTCGCTGTTCTCGACGGTGCTCGTGACGGACGCGAACCAGGAAGGCGTCCGCGTCCGGTCCTACGACCGCGCGAAGGCCCTGGAACTGGCCAAACGCGGCATCCGGGTGATCCGCCGGCTGCGCGCGGAGGGCTCGGCGGCGCAGGAGCGGTACCAGCGCGCCATGCCGGAGCTGACCTCGCGGGACAACTGGAAACGCCTCTACGGACTCTGA
- the glgC gene encoding glucose-1-phosphate adenylyltransferase: MNTGADVLGIVLAGGEGKRLMPLTADRAKPAVPFGGVHRLVDFVLSNLVHGGFRRLCVLTQYKSHSLDRHISTTWRLSALTGEYVTPVPAQQRLGPRWYQGSADAIHQSLNLVYDEDPEYIAVFGADNIYRMDPRQMLEAHISSGAGVTVAGIRVPRAEASSFGVIRTTDGLMIDAFMEKPDDPPGLPDSPEESYVSMGNYIFTTKVMLEALHADAENAASHHDMGRDIIPALVKSGEAAVYDFSGNVVPGETERDHGYWRDVGTIDSYYEAHTDLISTHPIFNLYNRKWPILAHPGQRAAAKFVEGGTANQSIVSNGCIISGAQVVDSVLSPDVLVEQGAVVQGSVLLDGARVGRGAVVRRAILDKNVVVPPGAHIGVDLARDRGHYHVSEGGIVVLGKGERAI, encoded by the coding sequence GTGAACACTGGAGCCGACGTGCTGGGCATCGTGCTCGCGGGCGGCGAGGGCAAACGGCTGATGCCGCTCACCGCCGACCGCGCGAAACCCGCCGTGCCCTTCGGGGGTGTGCACCGGCTGGTCGACTTCGTGCTGTCGAACCTGGTGCACGGCGGGTTCCGGCGGCTGTGCGTGCTGACGCAGTACAAGTCGCACTCGCTCGACCGGCACATCTCGACGACGTGGCGCCTCTCGGCGCTGACCGGCGAGTACGTCACGCCGGTGCCGGCGCAGCAGCGGCTGGGCCCGCGCTGGTACCAGGGCAGCGCCGACGCCATCCACCAGAGCCTCAACCTGGTCTACGACGAGGACCCCGAGTACATCGCGGTGTTCGGCGCGGACAACATCTACCGGATGGACCCCCGGCAGATGCTGGAGGCCCACATTTCCTCGGGTGCCGGGGTCACCGTCGCCGGGATCCGCGTCCCGCGGGCGGAGGCGAGCTCGTTCGGCGTCATCCGGACCACCGACGGCCTGATGATCGACGCGTTCATGGAGAAGCCCGACGACCCGCCGGGCCTGCCGGACTCCCCCGAGGAGTCGTACGTGTCGATGGGCAACTACATCTTCACCACCAAGGTGATGCTGGAAGCGCTGCACGCCGACGCCGAGAACGCCGCGTCGCACCACGACATGGGCCGCGACATCATCCCGGCGCTGGTCAAGTCGGGCGAAGCGGCGGTCTACGACTTCAGCGGCAACGTCGTGCCCGGCGAGACCGAACGCGACCACGGCTACTGGCGCGACGTCGGGACCATCGACAGCTACTACGAGGCGCACACCGACCTGATCTCGACGCACCCGATCTTCAACCTCTACAACCGGAAGTGGCCGATCCTCGCCCACCCGGGGCAGCGGGCGGCGGCGAAGTTCGTCGAAGGCGGCACGGCGAACCAGTCGATCGTCAGCAACGGCTGCATCATCTCGGGCGCGCAGGTGGTCGACTCGGTGCTCTCGCCCGACGTGCTCGTGGAGCAGGGCGCCGTGGTCCAGGGGTCGGTGCTGCTGGACGGGGCCCGCGTGGGCCGCGGTGCGGTGGTGCGGCGGGCGATCCTCGACAAGAACGTCGTCGTGCCGCCGGGGGCGCACATCGGCGTCGACCTGGCCCGGGACCGGGGGCACTACCACGTGAGCGAAGGCGGGATCGTGGTGCTCGGCAAGGGGGAACGCGCGATCTGA
- a CDS encoding STAS domain-containing protein yields MTENRVQPRFATTTEAGVVTVHCAGDLDLATTPRLRDVLLSPFHGSASAVVADLTETTFCDSTVFSVLVESYREALARGIPYAIAAAKTAVARPLAILGLDRVLPLHTGIAEARAAVAGMGAGQVS; encoded by the coding sequence ATGACCGAAAACCGCGTCCAGCCCCGCTTCGCGACGACGACCGAGGCCGGGGTCGTGACCGTCCACTGCGCCGGCGACCTCGACCTGGCCACCACGCCCCGGCTCCGGGACGTCCTGCTGAGCCCGTTCCACGGCAGCGCGAGCGCGGTCGTCGCGGACCTCACCGAGACGACCTTCTGCGACTCGACGGTCTTCAGCGTCCTGGTCGAGTCCTACCGCGAAGCCCTCGCGCGCGGCATCCCCTACGCCATCGCGGCGGCGAAGACCGCGGTCGCCCGGCCGCTGGCCATCCTCGGCCTGGACCGCGTGCTCCCGCTGCACACCGGGATCGCCGAGGCCCGCGCCGCCGTCGCCGGGATGGGCGCCGGCCAGGTCTCCTGA
- a CDS encoding sensor histidine kinase: MGARVVSGVRARLETSLGRAGIALPWWVPVAVTAFGVVLVVAAVAQRGAPAPPAPIVLAGLLAVATALGWTVTGVLAPPWLKALTVLAAVAILLARPVVPDFAPVVLVVLAAETAAVARPAIAFAVAATSVATLSVAAARVGLVGFPVYVAAVLLGLAAGFMLRWYVRALDAERAARDAARDQAVLAERQRIAREVHDVVAHSLSITLLHLTGTRHALQQDRDVEEALEGLAEAERVGRTAMADIRRTVGLLAEAPAGTRPLPGARDIPALVERTRAAGLAVHYEQEGDLAAVPDLAGLGLYRIAQESLANIAKHGGGAPARLRLDVGPAEARLVVRNRLPAGGPPGTGGSGLKGMSARAGQLGAELTAGPDGADWVVAVGVPAGGPA, from the coding sequence GTGGGGGCGAGGGTGGTGAGCGGGGTCCGGGCCCGCCTGGAGACGAGTCTCGGCCGCGCCGGGATCGCGCTGCCGTGGTGGGTTCCGGTCGCCGTGACCGCCTTCGGGGTGGTGCTGGTGGTGGCGGCGGTGGCGCAACGAGGGGCGCCGGCACCGCCGGCACCGATCGTCCTCGCCGGGCTGCTGGCCGTCGCGACCGCGCTCGGCTGGACCGTCACCGGCGTGCTCGCGCCCCCGTGGCTCAAGGCGCTCACCGTGCTCGCGGCCGTGGCGATCCTGCTGGCGCGGCCGGTCGTGCCCGATTTCGCCCCGGTCGTGCTGGTCGTGCTGGCCGCCGAGACGGCGGCGGTGGCGCGGCCGGCGATCGCGTTCGCCGTCGCCGCTACGAGCGTCGCGACGCTGAGCGTGGCCGCGGCCCGGGTCGGGCTGGTCGGGTTCCCGGTCTACGTCGCGGCCGTGCTGCTGGGCCTGGCCGCCGGCTTCATGCTCCGCTGGTACGTGCGGGCCCTGGACGCCGAGCGCGCCGCCCGGGACGCCGCCCGCGACCAGGCCGTCCTCGCCGAACGGCAGCGGATCGCCCGCGAGGTGCACGACGTCGTCGCCCACTCGCTGAGCATCACGTTGCTGCACCTGACCGGCACCCGGCACGCCCTGCAGCAGGATCGTGACGTCGAAGAGGCCCTCGAAGGGCTCGCCGAGGCCGAGCGCGTCGGGCGGACGGCGATGGCCGACATCCGCCGGACCGTCGGGCTGCTCGCCGAGGCGCCCGCCGGGACCCGTCCGCTGCCCGGCGCCCGCGACATCCCCGCCCTGGTCGAGCGCACCCGCGCGGCCGGGCTGGCGGTGCACTACGAGCAGGAGGGCGACCTGGCCGCCGTGCCGGACCTGGCCGGGCTCGGGCTCTACCGCATCGCGCAGGAGTCGCTGGCCAACATCGCCAAGCACGGCGGCGGCGCGCCGGCGCGGCTGCGCCTCGACGTCGGCCCGGCCGAGGCCCGGCTGGTGGTCCGCAACCGGCTGCCCGCCGGCGGCCCGCCCGGCACCGGCGGATCGGGCCTCAAGGGCATGTCCGCGCGGGCCGGCCAGCTGGGTGCCGAGCTGACCGCGGGACCGGACGGGGCGGACTGGGTGGTCGCGGTCGGCGTGCCCGCGGGCGGCCCGGCGTGA
- a CDS encoding NAD(P)-dependent oxidoreductase, with protein sequence MTTTVGLLHPGAMGAAVGAVLTARGVPVFWLPAGRGPASRRRAEDARLTETRDIAGCDVVLGICPPAAALDVARAVAATGFGGVYLDANAISPRHAGEIEGILGKATVVDGGIVGPPPRSAGTTRLYLSGPATAVARLESLFAGTHLRPVALDGPVGRASALKLAFAAYNKLTFALAAQSHALAERHGVGGELRELAADVLPGTPLGAPEGIASAGRRAWRWEGEMAEIAETCAAAGLSPALVTAAGELFGRWREHRDDDGVTLATLLQALVTPPE encoded by the coding sequence GTGACCACGACCGTCGGTCTCCTGCACCCCGGCGCGATGGGCGCCGCCGTCGGGGCGGTGCTCACCGCCCGTGGTGTGCCGGTCTTCTGGCTGCCCGCCGGGCGCGGGCCCGCGTCGCGACGGCGTGCCGAGGACGCCCGGCTCACCGAGACCCGGGACATCGCCGGCTGCGACGTCGTCCTCGGCATCTGCCCGCCCGCCGCCGCGCTCGACGTCGCCCGGGCGGTCGCCGCCACCGGGTTCGGCGGCGTCTACCTGGACGCGAACGCCATCTCTCCCCGGCACGCCGGGGAGATCGAGGGGATCCTGGGCAAGGCGACCGTCGTCGACGGCGGGATCGTCGGTCCGCCACCGCGGTCGGCCGGGACCACCCGCCTCTACCTCTCCGGGCCCGCGACCGCCGTCGCCCGGCTGGAGAGCCTGTTCGCCGGCACGCACCTGCGCCCCGTCGCGCTGGACGGTCCCGTGGGCCGAGCGTCGGCCCTCAAGCTCGCCTTCGCCGCCTACAACAAGCTCACCTTCGCGCTCGCCGCGCAGTCCCACGCGCTGGCGGAGCGCCACGGCGTCGGCGGCGAACTGCGGGAGCTCGCCGCCGACGTGCTGCCCGGGACACCGCTGGGCGCGCCCGAAGGGATCGCCTCCGCCGGGCGGCGGGCCTGGCGCTGGGAAGGCGAAATGGCCGAAATCGCGGAAACCTGCGCCGCCGCCGGGCTGTCTCCGGCGCTCGTGACGGCCGCCGGAGAGCTGTTCGGACGCTGGCGCGAGCACCGCGACGACGACGGCGTCACCCTCGCAACGCTCCTTCAGGCGCTGGTCACTCCGCCGGAGTGA